In Variovorax paradoxus, a single genomic region encodes these proteins:
- a CDS encoding NmrA family NAD(P)-binding protein: MKILIFGATGMVGQGVLRECLLAPDVESVVAVGRNATGQQHPKLRDLVHKDMYDYGAIEPQLQGFDACFFCLGVSSVGMKEPEYKRITYDLTLAAATVLARLNPGMTFTYVTGAGTDSSERGSSMWARVKGATENALLRLPFKAAYMFRPGMIQPMHGVRSKTPLYDAAIRVLGPLLGLAYRLWPNRVTTTEKVGRAMLAVARNGAPKTVLDPADINALG, translated from the coding sequence ATGAAAATCCTGATCTTCGGCGCCACCGGCATGGTGGGGCAGGGCGTGCTGCGCGAGTGCCTGCTCGCGCCCGATGTCGAGAGCGTGGTGGCCGTAGGCCGCAACGCCACCGGGCAGCAGCACCCCAAGCTGCGCGACCTGGTCCACAAGGACATGTACGACTACGGCGCCATCGAGCCGCAGCTGCAGGGCTTCGACGCCTGCTTCTTCTGCCTGGGCGTGTCCTCGGTCGGCATGAAGGAGCCGGAGTACAAGCGCATCACCTACGACCTGACGCTGGCCGCCGCCACCGTGCTGGCCAGGCTCAACCCCGGCATGACCTTCACCTACGTGACCGGCGCCGGCACCGACAGCAGCGAGCGCGGCAGCAGCATGTGGGCCCGCGTGAAGGGCGCGACCGAAAACGCCTTGCTGCGCCTGCCGTTCAAGGCGGCCTACATGTTCCGTCCGGGCATGATCCAGCCGATGCACGGCGTGCGCTCGAAGACGCCGCTCTACGACGCCGCGATCCGCGTGCTCGGCCCCTTGCTCGGGCTGGCCTACCGGCTCTGGCCGAATCGCGTCACCACCACCGAGAAGGTCGGCCGAGCGATGCTGGCCGTGGCGCGCAACGGCGCGCCCAAGACGGTGCTCGATCCGGCCGACATCAACGCGCTGGG
- a CDS encoding thioredoxin family protein: MSALPSTPESAEPASDAPWVVCLCAEWCGTCRDYRPLLEQVARAHPQFRFAWVDIEDHADIADAFDVETFPTLLVAGTDGTRFLGPLLPHAETLSRMLSALQPPKPSSLDVDLLLAVLNKKPAVFTV; this comes from the coding sequence TTGAGCGCCCTTCCAAGCACCCCAGAATCCGCCGAGCCCGCCAGCGATGCGCCGTGGGTCGTGTGCCTGTGCGCCGAATGGTGCGGCACCTGCCGCGACTACCGGCCGCTGCTCGAGCAGGTGGCGCGCGCGCATCCGCAGTTCCGCTTCGCCTGGGTCGACATCGAGGACCACGCCGACATCGCCGATGCCTTCGACGTCGAGACCTTCCCGACCCTGCTGGTGGCCGGCACCGACGGCACCCGCTTCCTGGGTCCGCTGCTGCCGCACGCCGAAACGCTCTCGCGCATGCTTTCGGCGCTGCAGCCGCCCAAGCCCTCGAGCCTGGACGTCGATCTGCTGCTCGCGGTGCTGAACAAGAAGCCCGCCGTCTTCACGGTCTGA
- a CDS encoding Mpo1-like protein yields the protein MNTTTATGSAVDPRQFKSFAQFYPFYLTEHANRTCRRLHFAGSTISLLCLVMLVVTLNPLWLLAGLVAGYGFAWVGHFGFEKNKPASFKRPLYSFMGDWAMYRDIWLGRVKI from the coding sequence ATGAACACCACGACTGCCACGGGATCTGCCGTCGATCCGCGCCAATTCAAGAGCTTCGCGCAGTTCTATCCCTTCTACCTGACCGAGCACGCCAACCGCACCTGCCGCCGGCTGCACTTCGCGGGCTCGACGATCTCGCTGCTGTGCCTGGTGATGCTGGTGGTCACGCTCAACCCGCTGTGGCTTCTGGCCGGGCTGGTGGCGGGCTACGGCTTCGCATGGGTCGGGCACTTCGGCTTCGAGAAGAACAAGCCGGCCTCGTTCAAGCGGCCGCTCTATTCCTTCATGGGCGACTGGGCCATGTACCGCGACATCTGGCTGGGCCGCGTGAAGATCTAG
- a CDS encoding YihY family inner membrane protein, which translates to MIAAMNRRQLWRDLSRFPWRNTAAVLGERFREDKLGLTASSLTFTTTIAMVPFFTVALALFTVFPMFAKMQGRLQRWLIESLIPDNIARQVLGYLNQFASKASGLGIAGLIVLLITAIALILTIDKTLNNIWRVRSPRPFAQRVLIYWATITLGPLILAVSLSTTSYVFSASRDVVGGTMVKLAFDSLEFMLLAAGMASLYHYVPNTNVRWAHAWAGGIFVAAAIEIAKRVLAYYLSLVPTYSVLYGAFATFPILLVWIYVAWVIVLLGAVIAAYLPSLLTGVARRGGTAGWPLQLAMESLQHLARARATPAKGMGAAELVARMRVDSLQLAPVLETLVALDWIAPLAEEPANEDPRYVLLADPSTPIEPLLKELLMPRAEPLEDLWQKGPLRSLRLGDVLLI; encoded by the coding sequence ATGATAGCCGCCATGAATCGACGGCAGCTTTGGAGGGATCTTTCGCGTTTTCCGTGGCGCAACACCGCCGCGGTACTGGGCGAGCGTTTCCGCGAAGACAAGCTCGGCCTCACGGCCAGCAGCCTGACCTTCACCACCACCATCGCGATGGTTCCCTTCTTCACGGTGGCGCTGGCGCTGTTCACCGTGTTCCCGATGTTCGCCAAGATGCAGGGCCGGCTGCAGCGCTGGCTGATCGAGAGCCTGATTCCCGACAACATCGCGCGCCAGGTGCTCGGCTACCTGAACCAGTTCGCGAGCAAGGCCAGCGGGCTGGGCATCGCGGGCCTGATCGTGCTGCTGATCACCGCCATCGCGCTGATCCTCACCATCGACAAGACGCTCAACAACATCTGGCGCGTGCGCTCGCCGCGCCCGTTCGCGCAGCGGGTGCTGATCTACTGGGCGACCATCACGCTGGGGCCGCTGATCCTGGCGGTGAGCCTGTCGACCACCTCCTATGTGTTCTCGGCCTCGCGCGACGTGGTGGGCGGCACCATGGTCAAGCTGGCCTTCGACAGCCTCGAATTCATGCTGCTCGCGGCCGGCATGGCCTCGCTCTACCACTACGTGCCCAACACCAACGTGCGCTGGGCGCATGCCTGGGCCGGCGGCATCTTCGTGGCGGCGGCCATCGAGATCGCCAAGCGCGTGCTGGCCTATTACCTGAGCCTGGTGCCGACCTATTCGGTGCTGTACGGCGCCTTCGCCACCTTCCCGATCCTGCTGGTGTGGATCTACGTGGCCTGGGTGATCGTGCTGCTGGGCGCGGTCATCGCGGCCTACCTGCCGAGCCTGCTGACGGGGGTGGCGCGGCGCGGCGGCACCGCCGGCTGGCCGCTGCAACTGGCGATGGAATCGCTGCAGCACCTGGCCCGCGCGCGCGCCACGCCGGCCAAGGGCATGGGCGCGGCCGAACTGGTGGCGCGCATGCGGGTCGATTCGCTGCAGCTCGCGCCGGTGCTCGAGACGCTGGTGGCGCTCGACTGGATCGCGCCGCTGGCGGAAGAGCCCGCCAACGAAGACCCGCGCTACGTGCTCCTTGCCGACCCCTCGACGCCCATCGAGCCGCTGCTGAAGGAGCTGCTGATGCCGCGGGCCGAGCCGCTCGAAGACCTCTGGCAGAAGGGGCCGCTGCGCTCCCTGAGGCTGGGCGACGTGCTCTTGATCTAG
- a CDS encoding DUF2069 domain-containing protein translates to MNANPPPLPPSSVRATRWAAVGSLVGLIVLGLAWELWLAPLRPGGSLLALKVLPLVIPLAGLWKNRMYTYRWVSLMIWLYFTEGVVRAWSDTNGVGQVLALVEVLLCLVLFAACAWHVRLRLRHAKSLDATARPLEASTQ, encoded by the coding sequence ATGAATGCCAACCCGCCGCCGCTCCCGCCCTCCTCCGTTCGCGCGACCCGCTGGGCGGCCGTGGGCAGCCTCGTCGGCCTCATCGTGCTGGGCCTGGCCTGGGAGCTGTGGCTGGCGCCGCTGCGCCCGGGCGGCTCGCTGCTGGCGCTGAAGGTGCTGCCGCTGGTCATTCCGCTGGCGGGGCTGTGGAAGAACCGCATGTACACCTACCGCTGGGTCAGCCTGATGATCTGGCTTTATTTCACCGAGGGCGTGGTGCGCGCATGGAGTGACACCAACGGCGTGGGCCAGGTGCTCGCGCTGGTCGAGGTGCTGCTGTGCCTCGTGCTCTTCGCGGCCTGCGCCTGGCATGTGCGGCTGCGGCTGCGCCACGCCAAGTCCCTCGACGCCACGGCTCGCCCACTGGAGGCTTCCACCCAATGA
- a CDS encoding FAD-binding oxidoreductase: protein MTSSSDLIDQLRAIVGAPHVLTEGDLTAYEQDWRKRARGKSLAVVRPANTQQVADVVKACAAAGAAIVPQGGNTGLAVGSIPDDSGTQVVLSLQRLNAVRTIDAANLTMTVEAGCILQTLQETAEKAGFLFPLSLAAEGSCTIGGNLATNAGGTQVVRYGNTRELCLGLEVVTPQGEIWEGTSGLRKDNTGYDLRDLFVGSEGTLGIITAATMKLYPLPAAQLTAWAAVPSLDHAVTLLGLAHKHLGAGLTGFEVMGKFALSLVDKHMPQLRVPFIHDEAVPYCVLLENSDNESEDHARARFEALLETAFEDGCVTDAVVAENLTQAHQLWHIRESIPLAQAEEGLNIKHDISIPVSRIPAFVEETDALLKREIAGVRLVNFGHLGDGNLHYNVQAPENIDTKAFLKNEEERINTLVYDAVEKFGGSFSAEHGVGSLKVDKLEKHKSPVALEMMRAIKRGLDPKNTLNPGRVIRV from the coding sequence ATGACTTCTTCTTCCGACCTGATCGACCAATTGCGCGCCATCGTCGGCGCCCCGCATGTACTGACCGAAGGCGACCTCACCGCCTACGAACAAGACTGGCGCAAGCGCGCACGCGGCAAGTCGCTGGCCGTGGTGCGCCCGGCCAACACACAGCAGGTGGCTGATGTGGTCAAGGCCTGCGCCGCTGCCGGCGCGGCCATCGTGCCCCAGGGCGGCAACACTGGCCTGGCGGTCGGCTCCATCCCCGACGACAGCGGCACCCAGGTGGTGCTGAGCCTGCAGCGCCTGAACGCCGTGCGCACCATCGACGCCGCCAACCTCACCATGACCGTGGAGGCCGGCTGCATCCTTCAAACGCTGCAGGAAACGGCCGAGAAGGCCGGCTTCCTGTTCCCCCTGAGCCTGGCCGCCGAAGGCAGCTGCACCATCGGCGGCAACCTGGCGACCAATGCCGGCGGCACCCAGGTGGTTCGCTACGGCAACACGCGCGAGCTGTGCCTGGGCCTGGAAGTGGTCACGCCCCAGGGCGAGATCTGGGAAGGCACCAGCGGCCTGCGCAAGGACAACACCGGCTACGACCTGCGCGACCTGTTCGTCGGCAGCGAAGGCACGCTGGGCATCATCACCGCCGCGACCATGAAGCTGTACCCGCTGCCGGCCGCGCAACTGACAGCCTGGGCGGCGGTTCCATCGCTGGACCATGCGGTCACCCTGCTGGGCCTGGCGCACAAGCACCTGGGCGCGGGCCTGACCGGCTTCGAGGTGATGGGCAAGTTCGCCCTCAGCCTGGTCGACAAGCACATGCCGCAGCTGCGCGTGCCCTTCATCCATGACGAGGCGGTGCCTTACTGCGTGCTGCTGGAGAACTCCGACAACGAATCCGAGGACCACGCCCGCGCACGCTTCGAGGCCCTGCTGGAAACCGCCTTCGAAGACGGCTGCGTCACCGACGCGGTGGTGGCCGAGAACCTCACGCAGGCGCACCAGCTGTGGCACATCCGCGAGAGCATTCCGCTGGCGCAGGCCGAGGAAGGCCTGAACATCAAGCACGACATCTCGATTCCGGTGTCGCGCATCCCGGCGTTCGTGGAAGAGACCGATGCGCTGCTCAAGCGCGAGATCGCCGGCGTGCGCCTCGTGAACTTCGGCCACCTGGGCGACGGCAACCTGCACTACAACGTGCAGGCGCCGGAGAACATCGACACCAAGGCGTTCCTGAAGAACGAGGAAGAGCGCATCAACACGCTGGTGTACGACGCTGTGGAGAAGTTCGGCGGCTCCTTCTCGGCCGAGCACGGCGTGGGCTCACTGAAGGTCGACAAGCTGGAGAAGCACAAGTCGCCCGTGGCGCTGGAGATGATGCGGGCGATCAAGCGCGGGCTCGATCCGAAGAACACGCTCAACCCCGGGCGCGTGATCCGGGTCTAG
- a CDS encoding nitrile hydratase accessory protein — MKGGNMPLAPGMPRDADGPVFGAPWEAQAFAMTLALHERGLFTWPEWAEELAAQISAAQAAGDPDTGETYYRHWLAALEHLVAHKGASSGDELARYRHAWDHAAERTPHGQPIELRGEDFPG, encoded by the coding sequence ATGAAGGGCGGCAACATGCCGCTGGCCCCGGGCATGCCTCGCGACGCCGACGGGCCGGTGTTCGGTGCGCCCTGGGAGGCGCAGGCCTTCGCAATGACCCTGGCGCTGCATGAACGCGGCCTGTTCACCTGGCCCGAGTGGGCCGAGGAATTGGCCGCGCAGATTTCCGCCGCGCAGGCCGCGGGCGACCCGGACACCGGCGAAACCTACTACCGCCACTGGCTCGCCGCGCTGGAGCATCTGGTCGCGCACAAGGGCGCCAGCTCCGGCGACGAACTTGCGCGCTACCGCCATGCGTGGGATCACGCGGCGGAGCGCACGCCGCACGGACAGCCCATCGAACTGCGCGGCGAGGATTTTCCCGGCTAG
- the nthB gene encoding nitrile hydratase subunit beta, whose amino-acid sequence MSYVTRADLGGLPGFGPVTPEPEGELFHAAWEPRVLALTLAMGATGSWNIDASRAVRETLPDYRDLSYYQIWLAALEQLMLQRGQIFPDEITTGEMHHAAVPVARVLQAANVPAVLARGSATERPATGPARFAIGQPVRMRLGKVDHHTRLPGYVQGKQGVIAHLHGAHVFADANAQGLGEQPQWLYTVAFDEAELWGDEAPRQNLSVSVDAWESYLEAVE is encoded by the coding sequence ATGAGCTACGTCACCAGGGCCGACCTGGGTGGGCTGCCCGGCTTCGGCCCGGTGACGCCCGAGCCCGAAGGCGAGCTGTTCCACGCGGCATGGGAGCCGCGCGTGCTGGCGCTCACGCTGGCCATGGGCGCCACGGGTTCGTGGAACATCGACGCGAGCCGCGCCGTGCGCGAGACCTTGCCCGACTACCGCGACCTGAGCTACTACCAGATCTGGCTCGCCGCGCTCGAACAGCTGATGCTGCAGCGCGGGCAGATCTTTCCGGACGAGATCACGACGGGCGAGATGCACCATGCGGCCGTACCTGTCGCCCGCGTGCTGCAGGCGGCGAACGTGCCGGCCGTTCTGGCCAGGGGCTCGGCGACCGAACGCCCCGCGACGGGCCCGGCGCGCTTTGCAATCGGCCAGCCGGTGCGCATGCGGCTGGGCAAGGTCGACCATCACACGCGGCTGCCCGGCTACGTGCAGGGCAAGCAGGGCGTGATCGCGCATCTGCATGGCGCGCACGTCTTCGCCGACGCCAACGCGCAGGGCCTGGGCGAGCAGCCGCAGTGGCTGTACACCGTGGCCTTCGACGAAGCAGAACTGTGGGGCGACGAGGCGCCGCGCCAGAACCTCTCGGTGTCCGTCGATGCGTGGGAAAGCTACCTGGAGGCGGTCGAATGA
- the nthA gene encoding nitrile hydratase subunit alpha codes for MTGHDHSHEHSELGEMDLRVRALESVLAHKGYIDPAALDALIDTYQTRIGPRNGARVVARAWVDPAFREWLLADATAAIASLGYTGRQGEHMVAVENTGELHHMVVCTLCSCYPWPVLGLPPTWYKSAPYRSRVVKDPRGVLADFGVTLPDSTRIRVWDSTAEVRYLVIPQRPPGTDGLSEDELAALVSRDSMIGTRLAGPPAGEERAA; via the coding sequence ATGACCGGTCATGACCACTCCCACGAACACAGCGAACTCGGCGAGATGGACCTGCGGGTCCGGGCGCTCGAAAGCGTACTGGCGCACAAGGGCTACATCGACCCCGCCGCGCTCGATGCGCTGATCGACACCTACCAGACCCGCATCGGCCCCCGCAACGGCGCGCGCGTGGTGGCGCGGGCCTGGGTCGATCCGGCCTTTCGCGAATGGCTGCTGGCCGACGCCACGGCGGCCATCGCTTCGCTCGGCTACACGGGCCGGCAGGGCGAGCACATGGTCGCGGTCGAGAACACCGGCGAACTGCATCACATGGTGGTCTGCACGCTGTGCAGCTGCTATCCGTGGCCGGTGCTGGGCCTGCCGCCCACCTGGTACAAGAGCGCGCCGTATCGATCGCGGGTCGTCAAGGACCCGCGCGGCGTGCTCGCCGACTTCGGCGTGACGCTGCCCGACAGCACGCGCATCCGCGTCTGGGACTCGACCGCCGAGGTGCGCTACCTCGTGATCCCGCAGCGACCGCCGGGCACCGATGGGCTGAGCGAGGACGAACTGGCCGCGCTGGTCTCGCGCGATTCGATGATCGGTACGCGGCTGGCCGGGCCGCCTGCCGGAGAGGAGCGTGCCGCATGA
- a CDS encoding thymidylate synthase, whose amino-acid sequence MTSPIRPVRSQYEDFMRHVDTHGVFKSDRTGTGTKSVFGHQMRFDLNEGFPLVTTKKVHLKSIIQELLWFLTGSSNNNWLKERGVTIWDEWAREDGDLGPVYGVQWRSWPTPDGGHIDQIADVIKTLKSNPDSRRIIVSAWNVAELSKMALMPCHAFFQFYVAPPQAEGERGKLSCQLYQRSADIFLGVPFNIASYALLTHMVAQQCDLDVGDFIWTGGDCHIYSNHAEQVALQLSRAPYPYPTLHIKRKPDSIFDYQYEDFEVLDYQHHAAIKAPVAV is encoded by the coding sequence ATGACCTCGCCCATCCGCCCAGTCCGCTCCCAGTACGAAGATTTCATGCGCCACGTCGACACCCATGGCGTGTTCAAGAGCGACCGCACGGGCACCGGCACCAAGAGCGTGTTCGGCCACCAGATGCGCTTCGACCTGAACGAAGGCTTTCCGCTGGTCACCACGAAGAAGGTGCACCTGAAGTCCATCATCCAGGAACTGCTGTGGTTCCTGACCGGTTCGAGCAACAACAACTGGCTCAAGGAACGCGGCGTGACCATCTGGGACGAATGGGCGCGCGAAGACGGCGACCTGGGCCCGGTGTACGGCGTGCAATGGCGCAGCTGGCCCACGCCCGACGGCGGCCACATCGACCAGATCGCCGACGTCATCAAGACGCTGAAGAGCAACCCCGATTCGCGCCGCATCATCGTGAGCGCATGGAACGTGGCCGAGCTGTCGAAGATGGCGCTCATGCCCTGCCACGCGTTCTTCCAGTTCTACGTGGCGCCGCCGCAGGCCGAAGGCGAGCGCGGCAAGCTGAGCTGCCAGCTCTACCAGCGCAGCGCCGACATCTTCCTGGGCGTGCCCTTCAACATCGCGAGCTACGCGCTGCTCACGCACATGGTGGCGCAGCAGTGCGACCTCGACGTGGGCGACTTCATCTGGACCGGCGGCGACTGCCACATCTACAGCAACCACGCCGAACAAGTGGCGCTGCAACTGAGCCGCGCACCCTACCCCTACCCGACGCTGCACATCAAGCGCAAGCCCGATTCCATCTTCGACTACCAGTACGAAGACTTCGAGGTGCTCGACTACCAGCACCACGCGGCCATCAAGGCACCGGTGGCGGTGTGA